In Desulfitibacter sp. BRH_c19, one genomic interval encodes:
- a CDS encoding proteinase IV: MKRTILRLLVICFLVFSLGGCSTDSNGGKYSYNKEKIDYRVVEGNTEFSFDLFRELNKEDENNNIFISPLSVSTALTMTYQGARNSTRDGMGEALNYKDIDNQLLNESYQNLLGYLGQIDDRIELNINNSIWIREGEAIKQDFIEINKNVFDAYVAELDFSKKDSADKINRWIKDSTNGKIEKMIDDQISSNVIMYLINAIYFKGEWTEQFEKENTFETEFQAGDGETQEVKMMSKKGEIEYGAGDDFEAVKLSYGNEKTSMYLILPKGDASINTFINNMDSVKWEKIRSSISKREDVILQIPRFKIEYGIKKLNDSLTNLGMGEAFTDSADFSGIRDSIFINRVLHKAVIEVNEEGSEAAGVTVVEMVESAAMEPITFIADKPFTFIIADEDFGTILFMGKMYNVD, translated from the coding sequence ATGAAAAGAACAATATTAAGGCTACTTGTTATTTGCTTCTTGGTGTTTAGTTTAGGAGGATGTAGCACAGATTCTAATGGTGGAAAATACAGCTACAACAAAGAAAAGATAGATTATAGAGTTGTAGAGGGTAATACCGAGTTTTCCTTTGATCTTTTCCGGGAACTTAATAAGGAAGATGAGAATAATAATATTTTCATATCACCTCTTAGTGTTTCTACCGCTCTTACAATGACCTATCAAGGCGCTAGGAATTCAACACGTGACGGGATGGGTGAAGCTTTAAATTATAAAGATATAGATAATCAACTTCTTAATGAAAGCTATCAAAACCTTTTGGGATATTTAGGTCAGATAGATGATAGAATTGAGCTAAATATCAATAATTCGATTTGGATAAGGGAAGGGGAAGCAATAAAGCAAGATTTCATTGAGATTAATAAAAATGTGTTTGATGCTTATGTTGCTGAACTGGATTTTTCCAAGAAGGATTCTGCTGATAAAATAAATCGATGGATTAAGGATTCAACTAATGGCAAAATTGAAAAAATGATTGATGATCAAATTTCCTCTAATGTAATAATGTACTTAATAAATGCCATCTATTTTAAAGGAGAATGGACTGAACAATTCGAAAAGGAAAACACCTTTGAAACTGAATTTCAGGCGGGTGACGGGGAAACTCAAGAAGTTAAGATGATGAGTAAAAAAGGTGAGATAGAGTATGGTGCAGGAGATGACTTCGAGGCAGTAAAGCTTTCTTATGGAAATGAAAAAACCTCGATGTATCTTATACTTCCCAAAGGAGATGCATCAATTAATACCTTTATAAATAACATGGACTCAGTCAAGTGGGAGAAAATAAGGAGTAGTATTTCAAAAAGAGAGGATGTTATCCTCCAGATACCTCGTTTTAAAATTGAATATGGAATTAAGAAATTAAATGATAGTCTGACTAATCTAGGTATGGGAGAAGCTTTTACTGATTCTGCAGATTTTTCTGGAATAAGGGATAGTATATTTATTAATAGAGTTCTTCATAAGGCAGTTATAGAGGTTAATGAGGAGGGAAGTGAGGCGGCAGGAGTTACAGTAGTGGAGATGGTTGAATCAGCAGCCATGGAACCAATAACCTTTATCGCAGATAAACCTTTTACATTTATAATTGCAGATGAGGATTTTGGAACTATACTCTTTATGGGTAAGATGTATAATGTGGATTGA